From Daphnia pulicaria isolate SC F1-1A chromosome 4, SC_F0-13Bv2, whole genome shotgun sequence, one genomic window encodes:
- the LOC124337026 gene encoding E3 ubiquitin-protein ligase parkin-like → MIKWLLSLIRSLLNRILRFFWPSDSSEFTLPVHIKAAGGKTFLIEMSRDWDVARIKKFIAPKVGLKVEDISIILAGKSLADDLLLEECDLGHNSILNAVKLKVIKKADATSSEDKNRRNTPFHQDKPLCETLLDLQLTEEEQKLLHKSLACSSPEYKQKKAQFYVYCEFPCKSIQSGKLRVRCSLCKAGAFTVDRDPCCWDDVLRPEQVSGTCQMEDCDHSWAEFYFKCAHHPSRGETDSTLPLNLVKSNFKQVQCLACMDISDPVLVFQCTNSHVICLECFQQYCMSRLNERRFVYDPNIGYTLPCPAGCENSLIDGTQHFKILGNEQYQRLLHFGAEEYVMSTGGVLCPQPGCGMGLLADPSCRRIQCTGGCEFVFCRDCLQGYHIDECQTNGENNFQSMLTTTEYVVDPGRAAQARWDADSRVTIRVTSKPCPKCRTPTERDGGCMHMICTRQQCGFHWCWVCQTEWTRECMGSHWFG, encoded by the exons ATGATTAAATGGCTGTTGTCGCTCATACGTTCATTATTGAACAgaattttgagatttttttgGCCCAGTGATTCAAGTGAATTTACCTTGCCTGTTCACATAAAAGCTGCAGGAGGTAAAACATTTCTTATCGAAATGAGTCGAGATTGGGATGTAGCTCGGATCAAGAAATTTATAGCCCCTAAAGTTGGTCTGAAAGTTGAAGATATCAGCATCATTTTGGCTGGCAAAAGTCTTGCTGATGACTTGTTACTAGAG GAGTGTGATCTTGGTCATAATAGTATTCTAAATGCTGTTAAACTTAAAGTCATCAAAAAAGCTGATGCAACTTCTTCCGAAGACAAAAATAGGagaaatacaccatttcatcAAGACAAGCCTCTTTGTGAAACATTGCTCGACTTGCAGTTAACTGAAGAGGAACAGAAATTGTTGCACAAATCTCTGG CTTGTAGTTCTCCAGAGTATAAGCAAAAGAAAGCTCAGTTTTATGTTTACTGTGAATTTCCATGCAAATCAATACAAAGTGGTAAACTTCGAGTTCGATGTAGCCTTTGCAAAGCTGGTGCCTTCACCGTGGACCGAGATCCTTGCTGCTGGGATGATGTTTTACGACCGGAGCAAGTTAGTGGTACTTGTCAGATGGAAGATTGTGATCATTCGTGGGCCGAATTCTACTTCAAGTGCGCACATCACCCTTCACGAGGAGAGACTGACTCAACTCTTCCTCTGAATCTCGTCAAATCAAACTTCAAACAGGTTCAGTGCCTGGCCTGCATGGATATTAG TGATCCTGTTTTGGTATTTCAATGTACCAACTCTCATGTGATATGTTTGGAGTGCTTCCAGCAATACTGTATGTCTCGATTGAACGAAAGGAGGTTTGTCTACGATCCCAATATCGGTTATACCCTGCCTTGTCCAGCTGGATGTGAGAACTCATTGATCGACGGAACCCAGCACTTTAAAATTCTAGGAAATGAGCAGTACCAACGACTCTTGCACTTTGGAGCAGAGGAATATGTTATGTCGACAGGCGGTGTGCTTTGTCCACAACCTGGCTGTGGAATGGGCTTACTTGCGGACCCTTCTTGTCGCCGAATTCAATGCACAGGAGGATGTGAG TTCGTGTTCTGCCGCGATTGCCTGCAAGGCTATCACATCGACGAGTGTCAGACAAATGGAGAAAACAACTTTCAATCCATGTTGACAACCACTGAGTACGTTGTAGATCCCGGACGAGCTGCTCAG GCGAGGTGGGATGCAGACAGTCGCGTTACCATACGTGTTACTTCAAAACCTTGCCCAAAGTGCCGAACGCCAACCGAGCGAGATg GAGGTTGTATGCACATGATCTGTACTCGACAACAGTGTGGATTTCATTGGTGCTGGGTTTGTCAAACGGAGTGGACAAGAGAGTGCATGGGAAGTCACTGGTTCGGATAA
- the LOC124337234 gene encoding histone H2A → MSGRGKGGKVKGKSKTRSSRAGLQFPVGRIHRMLRKGSYAERVGAGAPVYLAAVMEYLAAEVLELAGNAARDNKKTRIIPRHLQLAIRNDEELNKLLSGVTIAQGGVLPNIQAVLLPKKTDKPAKA, encoded by the coding sequence ATGTCTGGTCGTGGTAAAGGAGGCAAAGTCAAGGGAAAGTCAAAGACCCGTTCCAGCAGGGCCGGACTTCAATTCCCCGTCGGTCGTATCCATCGAATGCTTCGCAAAGGATCGTACGCTGAGCGTGTTGGTGCCGGAGCGCCCGTCTACTTGGCTGCCGTCATGGAGTACTTGGCCGCTGAGGTCCTCGAGTTGGCCGGTAACGCCGCCCGTGACAACAAGAAGACCCGTATCATCCCTCGTCACTTGCAATTGGCCATCCGCAACGACGAAGAGTTGAACAAACTTCTCTCCGGTGTCACCATCGCTCAGGGTGGTGTTTTGCCCAACATCCAGGCCGTTCTCTTGCCCAAGAAGACCGACAAACCCGCCAAGGCTTAA
- the LOC124337008 gene encoding F-box only protein 25-like yields the protein MPFYAKDWRSPGESWIKTEDGWEKLKVLETNRKRLISDDGVFYRSADDDKENCALDNSPELDKTKGCVPPHCQITLKCTKEVAGFNGLSDALRRLDFRSAVHDHRRFPYTAKLLELLLSQHRITNLSGCAQKSVLNVLEEIAVQAQGSQQNMHVLVKLLTDLRTIVRGDSWWGTPLGSSQLWGKHVRTIDRIGAIASSIRHAEAVPGSNDGDDKPKFEDLPEECVREILFRLADHRDLLSAAEACGVVQKLSAEQRLWKRLCRFHFTPVQISFALREIQKEREKPPLNVTAAPNKNNRSSRTPHPYLNPRRSPVRSHDTDSSKPEELLDNASSADTRGRVSSAFHEHLKRHRENLLSLQSEDQDQSSHQVINANHNRLVSFQDVRNHFDQREMLDNEPRSPRTTNQLPPRRKNNEKDDDISQPAGGNQSNLETDWEDVFHRARRLFGLREDYAEILHLCRNCRCLFWKTYGHPCIVDHQQTDNKSDEPSSCDPEAFYVPVPPQAFLKFFSL from the exons GTCAGCAGATGATGACAAAGAAAACTGCGCACTCGATAACAGCCCGGAACTCGATAAAACCAAAG GTTGCGTTCCACCTCACTGCCAGATAACATTAAAATGCACAAAAGAG GTGGCGGGTTTCAACGGGCTGAGCGATGCCCTGCGTCGCCTGGATTTCCGCAGCGCCGTTCACGACCACCGACGATTTCCCTACACGGCCAAATTGCTGGAATTGTTGCTCTCTCAGCATCGCATCACCAATCTGTCGGGCTGCGCTCAGAAATCGGTTCTCAATGTCCTGGAGGAGATTGCAGTTCAAG CCCAAGGAAGCCAGCAAAACATGCACGTTCTAGTCAAATTGCTGACTGATTTGCGTACCATCGTACGAGGTGATTCGTGGTGGGGAACACCGCTGGGCTCGTCTCAACTCTGGGGCAAACACGTCCGCACTATCGATCGCATAGGCGCCATTGCTTCCAGCATTCGTCATGCTGAG GCAGTTCCTGGCAGTAACGACGGGGATGATAAACCGAAATTCGAGGATCTGCCAGAGGAATGCGTTAGGGAGATCCTGTTTCGGTTGGCCGATCACCGGGACTTGTTATCGGCGGCGGAAGCGTGCGGAGTTGTTCAGAAGCTGAGCGCCGAGCAACGCTTATGGAAACGCCTCTGTCGCTTCCATTTCACGCCGGTTCAAATTAGTTTCGCACTCCGGGAGATACAGAAAGAACGGGAGAAACCTCCGTTGAACGTGACGGCAGCCCCCAACAAGAACAACCGCAGTAGCCGAACGCCCCATCCTTATCTGAACCCCAGACGCAGTCCCGTCCGTAGTCACGATACGGATTCTTCTAAACCGGAAGAG TTACTGGATAACGCCTCATCGGCAGATACACGCGGACGTGTATCGAGTGCATTTCACGAGCATTTGAAGCGCCACCGTGAAAATCTATTGAGTCTGCAAAGTGAAGACCAGGACCAGTCGAGCCATCAGGTCATTAACGCCAATCACAACCGATTGGTGAGCTTTCAAGACGTCAGGAACCATTTCGATCAGCGGGAAATGTTGGATAACGAGCCCAGGAGTCCCCGGACGACGAATCAACTTCCGCCCAGGAGGAAAAATAACGAGAAAGATGACGACATTAGTCAGCCGGCTGGTGGTAATCAGTCTAATTTGGAAACAGACTGGGAGGATGTCTTCCATCGGGCTCGCAG GTTATTTGGGCTGCGTGAAGACTACGCCGAAATTCTCCATCTGTGCCGCAACTGCCGTTGCCTATTTTGGAAGACGTACGGACATCCATGCATAGTCGATCATCAACAGACAGATAACAAATCTGATGAGCCCAGCAGCTGTGACCCAGAAGCTTTTTACGTACCCGTCCCGCCTCAGGCTTTcctcaaatttttctctctttaa
- the LOC124337219 gene encoding histone H3, whose translation MARTKQTARKSTGGKAPRKQLATKAARKSAPATGGVKKPHRYRPGTVALREIRRYQKSTELLIRKLPFQRLVREIAQDFKTDLRFQSSAVMALQEASEAYLVGLFEDTNLCAIHAKRVTIMPKDIQLARRIRGERA comes from the coding sequence ATGGCTCGTACCAAGCAGACTGCTCGCAAATCCACCGGTGGCAAGGCGCCCCGCAAACAGTTGGCCACCAAAGCGGCTCGCAAGAGTGCGCCGGCCACTGGAGGAGTCAAGAAACCCCATCGTTATCGTCCCGGCACCGTCGCCCTTCGTGAGATCCGTCGCTACCAAAAGTCGACCGAGCTTTTGATCCGCAAGTTGCCATTCCAGCGCTTGGTCAGAGAAATCGCCCAGGATTTCAAGACCGACTTGCGTTTCCAGAGCTCGGCCGTCATGGCCCTGCAGGAGGCCAGCGAGGCTTACTTGGTGGGTCTTTTCGAAGACACCAACTTGTGCGCCATCCACGCCAAGCGAGTCACCATCATGCCAAAAGACATCCAGCTCGCTCGTCGTATTCGTGGTGAACGTGCTTAA
- the LOC124337285 gene encoding transmembrane protein 14C-like — MSSTDFLTYGYAALVATGGIIGYAKAKSIPSLAMGLLFGSLIGFGAYRTSNNPNNYYLALGTSVALGGFMGKRYMDSGKIMPAGLIAAVSLLMVLRFTARAVGLVSVKKD; from the exons ATGTCGAGCACTGACTTTCTTACTTATGGCTATGCAGCCCTCGTTGCCACTGGAGGCATCATCGGATATGCTAAAGCTA AGAGCATCCCTTCTCTTGCGATGGGACTGCTATTCGGTTCCTTGATTGGATTTGGTGCATACCGTACTTCCAATAATCCCAACAACTATTACTTGGCACTTGGTACCAGTGTTGCATTGGGTGGTTTCATGGGAAAGAGGTACATGGACAGTGGAAAGATCATGCCTGCTGGACTTATTGCAGCAGTGAG CTTGTTAATGGTTCTTCGTTTCACAGCAAGAGCTGTTGGTCTGGTTTCTGTGAAAAAGGATTGA
- the LOC124337275 gene encoding histone H2B.3, with amino-acid sequence MPPKVSGKAAKKAGKAQKNIAKGDKKKKRKRKESYAIYIYKVLKQVHPDTGISSKAMTIMNSFVNDIFERIAGESSRLAHYNKRSTITSREIQTAVRLLLPGELAKHAVSEGTKAVTKYTSTK; translated from the coding sequence ATGCCCCCTAAAGTAAGCGGAAAAGCTGCGAAGAAGGCCGGCAAGGCCCAGAAGAACATTGCGAAaggagacaagaagaagaagcgcaagaGGAAGGAGAGCTACGCCATTTACATCTACAAAGTCTTGAAGCAGGTCCACCCCGACACTGGCATCTCCTCCAAAGCCATGACCATCATGAACAGCTTCGTCAACGACATTTTCGAGCGCATCGCTGGAGAGTCGTCCCGTCTTGCCCACTACAACAAGCGTTCGACCATCACTAGTCGGGAAATCCAGACGGCCGTCCGTCTGCTCTTGCCCGGTGAGTTGGCCAAGCACGCCGTGTCTGAAGGCACCAAGGCAGTGACCAAGTACACCAGCACCAAGTAG